The genomic interval ACCGTGACGCTGTAGGTAGCGGTCGGATCGAGGGGCTCGCCCTCGACGGCGACATCACGGACAGTGGTCTCTGCGCCGGGTCGGTCGACGAACTCGTAGGTGACGCCGCTGACCTGGAGTTGGGCCTGCGCGCCGTACTGTGCGTCCAGTCGCGTGACTTGGCTGGCGAGCAGTTCCCGCAGTTGCTCGCCGGTCATCGCCTTCGTGACGAGGTAGTTCCCGAACGGCAGCGAGGTGTAGACATCGTTGTAGGTGACCGGTCCGCGGTCGATGACGAAGTCCCCGCGGATGCCGCCGGCGTTGGTCGCGGCGACATCGGCGCCGGTGCGGTTACGGAAGGCGTCGGTGACCGTGTTGCCCCACGCCGTTTCGTCGGCGTAGTTCGAGGAGAACGTCGAGTCGAGCGGGACCGTCGTCCGGCCCGCGACCGTCGAGAGGTACTGTCCGCGGGCGTCGGCGACGGTGTCGTTGGCCGTCTCGTTGATCGGATAGCCGTTAGAGCCGTCCAGGGTGATGAGTCGGCCGCTGTCCAGCGTCGTGTCGGTCCCGCCGACCGAGAGGTTCGCCTCGCCGAGGTAGGCGGCACGGGCCTGGGCCTCCATGACGACGGTGCCGTCGACGGTCTTCGGACCGAAGGTCCGTTCGTCGTCACCGGTGACGACGACATCGATGTTCTCGGTGTTGCGCGCGAGCGTCTTCGACTCGGGGACGCCGATGTGTGCCGCCGCGACGACGACATCGACGTTCTCGTCCTCCTTGAGCGTCGTGGCGACCTGGCTTCCGGCCGAGACGTAGTCGGTGACCTCGTACCCCTCCTCGTCGAAGTCGACCGCGGTCTTGGACCTGATCGCGTCGTCGACCAGCCCGACGATGCCGACGGTCACGTTCCCGCGCTGGACGACGGTGTAGTTTTTCGTCCCCGGGATGTTCCCGCCGTTCTCTTGCTGAATGTTCGCGACGAGCCACGGGAACGCCGAGTTGTCGCTGTAGTCCTCGACCGCCCCGAAGCCGTAGTCGAGGTCGTGGTTCCCGACGACTTCCGCGGCGGGGTCGAGCGTGTTCAGCGTCTTCACGGGGACGGTGTGGTTGCTGACCGGCGAGAGCGAACTCGGACTGACCTGGTCGCCGCCGCCGACGACCACGGTCGGGTTGTCGATGGCCGCTTTACGGCTGTTGACCGCGCCGACGAGTCGCCCCATCTTCGTCGGGTTCGAAGCCGCGGTCTGGATGTCGTTGTACGAGAGGACCGTCAGCGTCGTCCCGTCGGCCGGCGTCGACGGGCCGCTGTCTGTCGGTGCCGTGTAGTTGGTCACGGCGGTCGGCTGGATCTTGAACGCGCCGAAGGAGTAGTGGACCGGCCCGGAGAGGCTGTCGATGCTCCCCCCGGTCTCGTTGGGAACCGTGACGGCCGCGTGTGTGACATCGTCGACGGCGATCTCGCCGCTGCCGTCGTCGACGGCCCACTCGCCGTACTGGCCGGGCGTGGCGGTCACCGAGAGGTTCGAGACGGTGACGAGCACCCCCTCGTAGGCCTCCGTCGCCGCGTCGGCGGTGCTGACCCGGCTCTCGTCGGGCACCGGTGCGGTGCCGGTGACGGCGACCGACGCGCGATCGGTGCTCACGTCGATCTCGGTGACGCCGTTGTACTCTTTGACGAGGCCGGTGACGGTGACCGCCTCGCCCGCCGAGACGGTACTGTTCCCGTAGACGTAGACGCCGCTGTAGGGACCGGTCCCGTTCTGGAGGAAGAACCCGCTGCCGGTGACCGCGGTGACGGTGCCGGAGGTGGTGACGTTCTGTCCGTCGTAGGGGGAATCGTCACCGCTCCCGTCGGGCGTCTGTATCTCGCTGATCGCGACTGTGCGTTCGGTCGCTCCGGTCTGTCCCGCCGCCGCTACCCCTGCCGGGACGGTGGCCAGGACGACAAGCAGCGCGACTGCCAGTGCTGTGATCGATCGTCTCGGTGTCCGCGATGGATCTGCCAGCATTCTTTCCGAACCACGGCCTGTCCGGTAAAAAGTCGTTATATTGTTGTGATATACCGCTCGCGTGTGAACGGTTCGGATATATAGACGCAGGCGGGCGGGGGCCGGGAACCGGCCGGGCGAACTGCTGGAGGGCCGTGGGGGACCGGGCGAGCGAAGGGGCTTCCGAGGGGAGGTGCCTTACTCGACGATGATCGCGCCGCGCTGGCCGAGCGCGCGGTGGGGGGCACAGGCGTACCGGTAGATACCGTCGGACTCGAACGTGTGTTCGAACGTCGTCGAGGGTTCGTGGTCGACCTGCCCCGACCGGATGTCGTGGTCCTCGAAGACGACGTTGTGCGCGCCACCCTCGCCGGTCCAGTTCCAGCGGACCGTCGTCCCCGGGCTGATCCGGAGGACCGTCGGCGAGAACGCGAAGTGCCCGCCGTTCCCCTCGGCACCGACGGTGACCGTCGCCGGGCCGCTCCCGTCGTGGTCGGTGACGGTCCCGTCGAAGGAGCCGGAGGCCGCGAGCCACTCGTCGACCGCCTCGTAGCCGGTCGACGGCGGCTCCCTGACGAAGACGGCGCCTTTCATCCCGTCCTCGCGGTGGGGTTCGGAGACGTAGGGGTAGACGCCCGTCTTCTCGAAGAAGTACTTGTAACAGGTCCCGTCCTGTGCGTTCGTGCGCCCGCTGTCGAAGGTGCCGTCCAGTGCGACGACGTTGTGCTGGCCGCCGTGACCCGTCCACTCCCAGGCGACCGTCGTCATCGGCGGGACCTCGATCACCGGGTGCGTGAACGCGAGGCCGTCGTCGGTCGGGTGTCCGACGCCGATAGTCGGGCGGGCACGGATACCGTATCTGCGGCGTTCCCCGTCGTAGCCGTTGGCATCGGTGAGCCACTCCGAGACCGACTCCGGCGGTGTCTGTTCGGGCGTCGGAGTCGCAGTCTCCGTCGTCGAGGGCGCCGCAGTCGTCTCGGAGTCGGGAGTCGCACCGGCCGCCTGTGCCGTCTCGTCCGTCGATGTGCAACCGGCCACTGCCGTCAGGCCAGCCAGGGCGGTACACTGCAGGAACCGTCGCCGAGTAGAGGGCTGTCGCATGACAGTATGAAGGTTGGTACCAGGGGATGCAAAAGCCCGGGTCCGCTTTCCAGAATCTGGAAATCAACAGTACCCCTTTCTATACAGGTCATTTATTACCGGGTGGACGGACCCGAACCCCCCTCGTGACCGACATCTTGAAACCCGT from Haloarcula pelagica carries:
- a CDS encoding 5'-nucleotidase C-terminal domain-containing protein gives rise to the protein MLADPSRTPRRSITALAVALLVVLATVPAGVAAAGQTGATERTVAISEIQTPDGSGDDSPYDGQNVTTSGTVTAVTGSGFFLQNGTGPYSGVYVYGNSTVSAGEAVTVTGLVKEYNGVTEIDVSTDRASVAVTGTAPVPDESRVSTADAATEAYEGVLVTVSNLSVTATPGQYGEWAVDDGSGEIAVDDVTHAAVTVPNETGGSIDSLSGPVHYSFGAFKIQPTAVTNYTAPTDSGPSTPADGTTLTVLSYNDIQTAASNPTKMGRLVGAVNSRKAAIDNPTVVVGGGDQVSPSSLSPVSNHTVPVKTLNTLDPAAEVVGNHDLDYGFGAVEDYSDNSAFPWLVANIQQENGGNIPGTKNYTVVQRGNVTVGIVGLVDDAIRSKTAVDFDEEGYEVTDYVSAGSQVATTLKEDENVDVVVAAAHIGVPESKTLARNTENIDVVVTGDDERTFGPKTVDGTVVMEAQARAAYLGEANLSVGGTDTTLDSGRLITLDGSNGYPINETANDTVADARGQYLSTVAGRTTVPLDSTFSSNYADETAWGNTVTDAFRNRTGADVAATNAGGIRGDFVIDRGPVTYNDVYTSLPFGNYLVTKAMTGEQLRELLASQVTRLDAQYGAQAQLQVSGVTYEFVDRPGAETTVRDVAVEGEPLDPTATYSVTVNSYMAGWTFGQRYGWNMSELQTVDSDYTLYGTATAEYINATSPISPDGEDRIRRVTRTVSGGSATETDGTTRLSIGVPDTVESVNASTVRIENASDGVVRASGASVSNDTLTVRFESQALTELDRSSDTLQLYAGYTDGALDTQRNGFDHSVLNADVTATLGTNSSLARFDTDDNGGIELPELRAAIVAFNAEGQVGGQPVTTRNILDLVVAYNAEEAV
- a CDS encoding halocyanin domain-containing protein; this encodes MRQPSTRRRFLQCTALAGLTAVAGCTSTDETAQAAGATPDSETTAAPSTTETATPTPEQTPPESVSEWLTDANGYDGERRRYGIRARPTIGVGHPTDDGLAFTHPVIEVPPMTTVAWEWTGHGGQHNVVALDGTFDSGRTNAQDGTCYKYFFEKTGVYPYVSEPHREDGMKGAVFVREPPSTGYEAVDEWLAASGSFDGTVTDHDGSGPATVTVGAEGNGGHFAFSPTVLRISPGTTVRWNWTGEGGAHNVVFEDHDIRSGQVDHEPSTTFEHTFESDGIYRYACAPHRALGQRGAIIVE